One window of the Flammeovirga agarivorans genome contains the following:
- a CDS encoding HU family DNA-binding protein — protein MTKAEVITEILRKIEKRQEAQTSNAATMVEVDKEIVGQVLEDFFNVVKDKMAEGNNIYIRRFGSFVNKKRASKKGRDISRGEIIPIPEHFIPSFKPSKEFVEKIKGSDKVRLINEN, from the coding sequence GTGACTAAAGCAGAAGTAATCACAGAAATTCTCAGAAAAATTGAGAAACGTCAAGAGGCACAGACTTCGAACGCAGCGACAATGGTAGAAGTAGATAAAGAAATTGTAGGTCAAGTTCTTGAAGACTTCTTTAACGTTGTGAAGGACAAAATGGCTGAAGGTAATAATATCTATATCCGTCGTTTTGGTAGCTTTGTGAATAAAAAGCGTGCTAGCAAAAAAGGTAGAGATATCTCAAGAGGTGAGATTATTCCAATTCCTGAGCACTTTATTCCTAGCTTCAAACCTTCGAAAGAGTTTGTAGAAAAAATTAAAGGAAGTGATAAAGTTCGTTTAATCAACGAAAATTAA
- a CDS encoding tetratricopeptide repeat protein yields MGNKQYILIGAGVVMIAILAFLPKAVITDNSEAVAQTTNTSEAEHEHTEGDGHDHSQDANMNMAHDKLPADTQRTLDSLEHAFSTANTNQNKAKVADEAFDILYRMNKFDQAGGWKLALYGQTNNIDDLKEGADAYYEAFTFAMSEQKSASMAKLARENYEDYLKKHGEDLDVKVKIGMTYVVSSSPMQGIMKIREVIAEDPNHRLALSSLGILSMQSGQYDKAVTRFEKLKDLDPNDLESRFYLAMALKQSGKDKAALEEMKYINKNADTEEIRVSSTQYLAEWDN; encoded by the coding sequence ATGGGAAATAAACAGTATATATTGATAGGAGCAGGTGTCGTTATGATAGCTATCCTTGCATTTTTACCAAAGGCTGTAATTACTGATAATTCAGAGGCGGTCGCACAAACAACAAACACTTCTGAGGCTGAACACGAACATACAGAAGGTGACGGTCATGATCATAGTCAAGATGCTAATATGAACATGGCACATGATAAATTACCAGCGGATACACAGAGAACTTTAGATTCACTAGAACACGCATTTTCTACAGCTAACACCAACCAAAATAAAGCAAAGGTAGCAGATGAAGCATTTGATATCTTATATCGTATGAATAAATTTGACCAAGCAGGAGGATGGAAACTTGCTTTGTACGGTCAAACAAATAATATAGACGACTTAAAAGAAGGTGCAGATGCTTACTACGAAGCATTTACTTTTGCTATGAGTGAGCAAAAATCAGCAAGCATGGCTAAGTTGGCTAGAGAGAATTATGAGGATTACCTCAAAAAGCATGGAGAGGACTTGGATGTAAAAGTGAAAATTGGGATGACTTATGTTGTTTCATCATCACCAATGCAAGGAATTATGAAGATCAGAGAAGTGATTGCAGAGGATCCCAACCATAGGCTAGCTTTATCAAGTTTAGGTATTTTATCTATGCAATCAGGACAATATGATAAAGCAGTAACAAGGTTTGAAAAGTTGAAAGATTTAGATCCAAATGACCTGGAATCTAGATTTTATTTGGCGATGGCACTGAAGCAATCTGGTAAAGATAAAGCTGCATTAGAGGAGATGAAATACATCAATAAAAATGCTGATACTGAGGAAATTCGCGTCTCTTCGACCCAATATTTAGCGGAATGGGATAATTAA
- a CDS encoding Rne/Rng family ribonuclease: MSNELVINSTPEGSRIALMRDKSLVELHYDNDETKFQVGDIYLGVVRKVVPGLNAAFIDIGYDKDAFLHYLDLGPKVRSLLKYIKLAQGKHHKHVSENLKQFRLEPEIDKLGKINEVLKQNQKILVQVVKEPISTKGPRLSCELSLAGRYLVLVPFSNTVNISKKITDAGERKRLLKLVNSIKPENFGVIIRTVAEGQEVSELDKDLRDLVTKWGEGVEKLKVAKPREKVIGEINRATSMLRDILNESFDNITVDDKEVYEEIRRFIQQIAPDKTGIVKHYTGKTKLFEHTGIEKQLKTLFGQTVSLGSGGYLVIEHTEALHVIDVNSGNKSNAENNQEATAFNVNLEAATEIARQLRLRDMGGIIVIDFIDMKKAEHKQKLYQHMKTEMKADRSKHTVLPLSKFGLMQITRQRVRPELSIVTKEKCPTCNGTGKITASIAIADQIEAEVLYLIENQNDQKLKLGVHPYLYAYFTGGFPSRRMKWFLKHFKWIKIFEDSSLGLSEYKFFDHHDEEISLK, from the coding sequence TTGAGTAATGAATTAGTTATCAATTCAACGCCGGAAGGCTCTAGAATTGCTCTCATGCGAGATAAAAGTCTGGTGGAACTTCATTATGATAATGATGAAACTAAGTTTCAAGTAGGTGATATCTATTTGGGAGTTGTAAGAAAAGTAGTTCCAGGTCTAAATGCTGCATTCATTGACATTGGATACGACAAAGATGCTTTTCTACATTACTTGGATTTAGGTCCTAAAGTAAGATCTCTCTTAAAGTATATCAAACTGGCTCAAGGTAAACATCACAAGCATGTGTCTGAAAACCTAAAGCAGTTCCGTTTAGAACCTGAAATTGATAAGCTCGGAAAAATCAATGAAGTACTAAAACAAAATCAAAAGATTTTAGTACAAGTAGTAAAAGAGCCAATTTCGACTAAAGGCCCAAGATTATCATGTGAACTCTCTTTAGCGGGAAGATATCTAGTTCTCGTTCCATTTAGTAATACTGTCAATATTTCAAAGAAAATCACTGATGCAGGTGAAAGAAAAAGACTTCTTAAGCTTGTCAATTCTATCAAACCTGAGAATTTTGGTGTAATTATCAGAACTGTTGCAGAGGGACAAGAAGTTTCTGAGTTGGATAAAGACTTAAGAGACCTTGTTACAAAATGGGGAGAAGGTGTTGAAAAACTTAAAGTAGCTAAACCTAGAGAGAAAGTTATTGGCGAGATTAATCGTGCAACTTCAATGTTGAGGGATATCCTTAATGAATCATTTGACAATATTACTGTTGATGATAAAGAAGTTTACGAAGAAATTCGTCGATTTATACAACAAATCGCACCAGACAAGACCGGTATTGTAAAACATTATACTGGTAAGACCAAGCTTTTTGAACACACAGGTATTGAAAAGCAACTAAAGACACTCTTTGGACAAACTGTTAGCTTAGGAAGTGGAGGGTATTTGGTGATTGAACACACCGAAGCACTACATGTTATTGATGTTAACAGTGGAAATAAGTCGAATGCAGAGAATAATCAAGAAGCTACTGCATTCAACGTTAACTTAGAGGCTGCAACAGAAATCGCCCGTCAGTTACGTCTACGTGATATGGGAGGCATCATCGTCATTGACTTCATTGATATGAAGAAAGCTGAACACAAACAGAAATTGTATCAGCACATGAAGACGGAGATGAAAGCAGATCGCTCTAAACATACAGTATTGCCATTGAGTAAATTTGGCTTAATGCAGATTACAAGGCAGCGTGTAAGACCTGAATTAAGTATTGTTACTAAAGAGAAGTGCCCAACTTGTAATGGAACGGGTAAAATCACGGCATCTATTGCTATCGCCGATCAAATCGAGGCAGAAGTATTATACCTGATAGAGAACCAAAACGATCAAAAGTTAAAACTAGGAGTACATCCTTATCTCTATGCTTACTTTACAGGAGGATTTCCTTCTCGCAGAATGAAATGGTTCTTGAAACATTTCAAATGGATCAAAATCTTCGAAGATTCGTCATTAGGCTTATCTGAATACAAGTTCTTTGATCATCATGATGAAGAAATTTCTTTAAAATGA
- the trxA gene encoding thioredoxin, whose product MSKFTNLIQNSEVPVLVDFYADWCQPCHMIAPTIRSIKNKMGDQLKIVKVNADNNQKAMLKYHVKSIPTLILFHKGKILWRNAGVIPEVELLKVINQYI is encoded by the coding sequence ATGTCAAAATTTACTAACTTAATTCAGAATTCGGAAGTACCTGTATTAGTTGACTTCTATGCCGATTGGTGTCAACCATGTCATATGATTGCCCCTACCATCCGTTCCATTAAAAATAAAATGGGAGACCAATTAAAAATTGTAAAGGTGAATGCGGATAATAACCAAAAAGCAATGTTGAAATATCATGTGAAAAGTATTCCAACATTAATATTATTCCATAAAGGGAAAATCCTTTGGAGAAATGCCGGTGTAATTCCAGAAGTTGAATTATTAAAAGTCATAAATCAATACATCTAG
- a CDS encoding tellurite resistance TerB family protein, translated as MSNLNIKTEVIQASPLATLILSCKDVPSSSWLDYVKALLAIAGADGEVSDEEMDWVFQDFLNIVGATEEQVEEVRSFDFKNVDLAELLSSLDIDVPMNYKRTLVYDAVMMARADMVYAKEEKEAVAKAAELLGVPFFIAKTIEGLVNTEKSLEMIRKSLFELEDDEAHPIQDLASLNMKPASVLERNTFGVRFTSEETQRNYGYALMIISGADGIVSEAEKDWYLNQFCEVSETPMAIAQDVLSFDYLNGNLEEVLNNLKVDVSINFQRTLLYNAIKMANADEDFPEKEKAATEKAAELLGITKDIAETIYYLVDTEAKVLKMRSTLFDYK; from the coding sequence ATGTCTAATCTTAATATCAAAACTGAGGTAATACAAGCTTCACCTCTGGCTACATTAATACTATCTTGTAAAGATGTTCCTTCTTCATCATGGCTCGATTATGTAAAAGCCCTTCTTGCAATAGCAGGAGCTGATGGTGAAGTGTCCGATGAAGAAATGGATTGGGTGTTCCAAGACTTTCTTAATATTGTCGGAGCTACGGAGGAACAAGTAGAAGAGGTAAGGTCTTTTGATTTTAAAAATGTAGACTTGGCTGAATTGCTTTCTTCTTTAGATATTGATGTACCTATGAACTACAAAAGAACATTGGTATATGATGCAGTGATGATGGCAAGAGCAGATATGGTATATGCAAAAGAAGAAAAAGAGGCTGTTGCAAAAGCTGCAGAATTATTGGGAGTGCCATTCTTTATAGCTAAAACAATAGAAGGTTTAGTAAATACAGAGAAGTCGTTAGAGATGATTCGTAAATCGTTATTTGAGTTGGAAGACGACGAGGCTCATCCAATTCAAGATTTAGCTTCTCTAAACATGAAACCAGCTTCTGTATTAGAAAGAAATACTTTTGGTGTAAGGTTTACAAGTGAGGAGACTCAAAGAAATTATGGTTATGCACTAATGATAATTTCAGGAGCAGATGGAATAGTTTCAGAAGCAGAGAAAGATTGGTATTTGAATCAGTTTTGTGAAGTGTCAGAAACACCGATGGCAATAGCACAAGATGTTTTAAGTTTTGATTACCTAAATGGAAATTTAGAAGAAGTATTGAATAATTTGAAAGTGGATGTCTCTATCAACTTCCAAAGAACACTTCTCTATAATGCTATTAAAATGGCAAATGCTGATGAAGACTTTCCTGAGAAGGAAAAAGCAGCAACTGAAAAAGCAGCAGAGCTATTAGGAATAACAAAAGACATTGCAGAAACCATCTATTATTTAGTAGATACTGAAGCAAAAGTACTTAAGATGAGATCAACACTATTTGATTATAAATAA